The Trypanosoma brucei gambiense DAL972 chromosome 10, complete sequence genome has a segment encoding these proteins:
- a CDS encoding chaperone protein DNAj, putative has product MEDAKYRTFPAKVLLACDERIHQFIDASIYNDWNAAVQEWREQKQARVSLQRQKPPEPKEEYAPGNKLTQFSDEEFLKLTQQLEEITSAIAGPSAALPGPTFSDGGDGAGGNDCCHSGDKHDLYTLDSSMYSASLDDKQLSLYQKAAELYKVGDYSEAARNFSAVIDSCLPTVLNAAMVSNRAMCYLCCGSYRCSLRDAIRSCEMNNQYVLGARRAVRIHICCGKCSEARGLIDTYSKTCGHGFEEELANITLYENSTALFDRNEHATALKQLNELLKRAPCAPFEALKVQLAAVELGSRAALLHAEECLRRYPNFPELMYWNVQLRFLECSNESELVAILPLSRVSASADCAARFRQVNSRIQQCIDLCRELEKTSAAKNWPQLVEVCTKALQRPFIGDRLRAAVLSQRAQALYHSSRLYECVDDLDVALRNVEGVRDRAELLLLKALCEEKLSRWTDAMHSVERSMREERLPAAVDMWRRLKGRKKTSDQRERQGEKKEEERRWTKPAAPTSLAQLYSRLALPDGAGAEKVRKSYRALAMKWHPDKWCSASAQEQKEAEEKFKLVKAAYDQLIGIIVE; this is encoded by the coding sequence ATGGAAGATGCGAAATACCGTACGTTTCCAGCGAAGGTTCTGCTTGCGTGTGATGAACGGATCCACCAGTTTATTGATGCCTCAATATACAACGACTGGAATGCGGCAGTGCAGGAGTGGCGTGAGCAAAAGCAAGCAAGGGTATCACTTCAAAGGCAGAAACCCCCTGAGCCCAAAGAGGAATATGCACCTGGGAACAAACTGACTCAGTTCAGCGATGAAGAATTCCTGAAATTGACTCAGCAGTTGGAGGAGATAACGTCGGCCATCGCGGGGCCTTCGGCGGCCCTACCAGGCCCTACTTTTAGTGATGGAGGAGATGGGGCTGGTGGTAACGATTGCTGCCATTCCGGGGACAAACATGACCTCTACACTCTCGACTCCTCTATGTATTCAGCATCACTTGATGACAAACAACTAAGTCTGTATCAAAAGGCTGCCGAGCTATACAAAGTGGGTGATTACAGCGAAGCTGCCAGAAACTTTTCGGCGGTGATAGATTCCTGCCTGCCAACCGTGTTGAACGCTGCCATGGTAAGCAACAGGGCAATGTGCTATCTTTGCTGCGGCAGCTATCGTTGTAGCCTCCGGGACGCCATACGTTCCTGCGAGATGAATAATCAATACGTTTTGGGTGCCAGGCGTGCAGTGCGCATACACATTTGTTGCGGAAAGTGCTCGGAGGCCAGGGGGCTCATTGACACGTACAGCAAAACGTGTGGGCACGGTTTTGAAGAAGAGTTGGCGAATATCACTTTATATGAAAACTCTACTGCCCTTTTTGACAGAAACGAGCACGCGACGGCACTTAAACAATTGAACGAACTACTGAAGCGGGCACCATGTGCACCCTTTGAGGCCTTGAAGGTACAACTTGCGGCCGTCGAATTGGGGAGCCGAGCTGCTTTGCTGCATGCTGAGGAATGCCTTCGACGCTACCCTAACTTTCCGGAACTCATGTACTGGAACGTGCAGTTGCGATTTCTTGAATGCAGCAACGAAAGCGAGTTAGTGGCaattcttcctctttcgcgCGTGAGTGCTTCAGCAGACTGCGCGGCCCGGTTCCGGCAGGTAAACAGCCGTATACAGCAATGCATTGACTTATGTCGTGAGTTGGAGAAGACTTCTGCGGCGAAAAATTGGCCGCAACTTGTTGAGGTGTGTACGAAGGCTCTTCAGCGTCCGTTCATTGGTGACCGCCTTCGTGCTGCGGTTTTGTCGCAGCGAGCACAGGCACTTTATCATTCTAGCCGCCTTTATGAATGTGTAGATGATCTTGACGTCGCGCTAAGAAACGTTGAAGGCGTGAGAGATCGTGCCGAGCTCTTACTGTTGAAGGCTCTTTGTGAGGAGAAACTTTCCCGATGGACGGATGCGATGCATAGCGTGGAGAGGTCCATGCGGGAGGAACGCCTGCCGGCGGCCGTTGATATGTGGCGACGACTCAAGGGGCGAAAGAAGACTTCGGACCAGCGGGAGAGacagggagaaaagaaggaggaagaaagaaggtggaCAAAGCCTGCTGCACCCACATCATTGGCGCAGTTGTATTCCCGACTTGCCCTACCTGATGGGGCTGGAGCAGAGAAAGTTAGAAAAAGTTATCGTGCGCTGGCAATGAAGTGGCATCCGGACAAATGGTGCAGTGCCTCTGCCCAAGAGCAGAAGGAAGCTGAGGAAAAGTTTAAGTTAGTGAAAGCAGCTTATGATCAGCTTATCGGCATCATCGTAGAATGA